The Halococcus hamelinensis 100A6 genome window below encodes:
- a CDS encoding geranylgeranyl reductase family protein: MYDFVVAGAGPAGCRFSRRAAEAGHDVLVLERGEVGTPLACSGHVSTDIWQFTPEGAREELLENEISGARFHVGGPGGDGHLFYKDETISNVINRVELDRTLARAAREAGADLREQHSVIGVEEGARSATVTARTPDGTEEFETRLVAGCDGPVSRVRRELGMPEPGEKLQGVLGFSTEDDPGDHVDVHLTVPEFFAWRIPRGSAGVEYGLAAAPGENATQLFDEFVGDYGVETGETHAGMIPIGPADRVTSYRGFLVGDAAAQTKPFTGGGLVYGMTAADHAAREVDPHDPGTLKNYEDAWRADLAHDIRLGHWVRRAYSLPEPVKRAGLATLSGEIGVHMDKPTTLFSPESLKTLLSRS, translated from the coding sequence ATGTACGATTTCGTCGTCGCCGGGGCGGGCCCCGCGGGCTGTCGGTTCTCCCGGCGCGCCGCGGAGGCGGGTCACGACGTGCTGGTGCTCGAACGTGGCGAGGTCGGCACGCCGCTCGCGTGTTCGGGCCACGTCAGTACGGACATCTGGCAGTTCACGCCCGAGGGCGCGCGCGAGGAGCTGTTGGAGAACGAGATCTCGGGCGCACGATTTCACGTCGGCGGGCCGGGCGGCGACGGCCACCTGTTCTACAAGGACGAGACCATCTCGAACGTCATCAATCGGGTCGAGCTCGACCGGACGCTCGCCCGCGCCGCACGCGAGGCCGGGGCCGACCTCCGAGAACAGCACAGCGTGATCGGCGTCGAGGAGGGCGCGCGCTCGGCGACGGTGACCGCCCGAACGCCCGATGGAACCGAGGAGTTCGAGACCCGGCTGGTGGCGGGCTGTGACGGGCCCGTCTCGCGCGTCCGGCGCGAACTCGGGATGCCCGAACCCGGCGAGAAACTCCAGGGCGTGCTCGGGTTCTCCACCGAGGACGACCCCGGCGACCACGTCGACGTCCACCTCACGGTCCCGGAGTTCTTCGCGTGGCGTATCCCTCGCGGCTCGGCGGGCGTTGAGTACGGCCTCGCGGCCGCACCGGGCGAGAACGCGACCCAGCTGTTCGACGAGTTCGTCGGCGACTACGGGGTCGAGACCGGCGAGACCCACGCCGGGATGATCCCGATCGGCCCGGCCGACCGCGTCACGAGCTACCGCGGCTTCCTCGTGGGAGACGCCGCCGCCCAGACCAAGCCGTTCACCGGCGGCGGCCTCGTCTACGGGATGACCGCTGCCGACCACGCCGCCCGCGAGGTCGACCCGCACGACCCGGGGACGCTGAAGAACTACGAGGACGCGTGGCGGGCGGACCTCGCGCACGACATCCGGCTGGGTCACTGGGTCCGGCGGGCGTACTCGCTGCCCGAACCCGTCAAACGAGCGGGCCTCGCGACGCTCTCGGGCGAGATCGGGGTTCACATGGACAAACCCACCACGCTGTTCTCGCCGGAGAGCCTGAAGACGCTCCTCTCGCGCTCTTGA
- the ygfZ gene encoding CAF17-like 4Fe-4S cluster assembly/insertion protein YgfZ — protein MTLVEAVHETHGATFVERGGTRVADHYGRPETAHRAVRNVAGVTEMAYGVLTITGEDRIEFVDNAVTNRVPAEDGRGCYALLLDPQGRIETDLYIYTTTDRLLVFTPPDRAEAVASEWSEKTFIQDVDIENATESFGVFGVHGAQATEKVASVLTNATPSESHLSFVRGSIDEAGVTVIRGDGLAGEEGYEVVCAADVAESVFDALINNGLNAAPFGVRTWESLTLEAGTPLFDTELRGEIPNVLGLRNALDFEKGCYVGQEVVSRVENRGQPSRRLVGLACEALPDPGAAVFAGDSTVGEVTRAVESPTRDEPLALALVEFDLDTDGLTVRIDGEERTARVEPLPFVEGSDRSARLPTYE, from the coding sequence ATGACGTTGGTCGAAGCCGTTCACGAGACCCACGGCGCGACGTTCGTAGAGCGCGGCGGCACGCGCGTCGCCGACCACTACGGCCGCCCCGAGACCGCCCACCGCGCGGTCAGAAACGTCGCCGGCGTCACCGAGATGGCCTACGGCGTGCTCACGATCACCGGCGAGGACAGGATCGAGTTCGTCGACAACGCCGTCACCAACCGCGTGCCCGCCGAGGACGGCCGGGGTTGCTACGCGCTCCTCCTCGACCCACAGGGTCGGATCGAGACCGACCTCTACATCTACACCACCACCGACCGCCTGCTGGTGTTCACCCCGCCGGACCGCGCCGAGGCGGTCGCGAGCGAGTGGTCGGAGAAGACGTTCATCCAGGACGTCGATATCGAGAACGCCACCGAGTCGTTCGGCGTCTTCGGCGTCCACGGTGCGCAGGCGACCGAGAAGGTCGCGAGCGTGCTCACGAACGCGACGCCCTCCGAGAGCCACCTCTCGTTCGTCCGGGGCTCGATCGACGAGGCCGGCGTCACCGTGATCCGGGGCGACGGGCTCGCCGGCGAGGAGGGGTACGAGGTGGTCTGTGCAGCGGACGTGGCCGAGTCGGTGTTCGACGCTTTGATCAACAACGGCCTCAACGCCGCCCCCTTCGGCGTGCGAACCTGGGAGAGCCTCACCCTGGAGGCGGGCACGCCGCTGTTCGATACCGAACTCCGTGGCGAGATCCCGAACGTCCTCGGACTGCGGAACGCCCTCGACTTCGAGAAGGGCTGTTACGTCGGCCAGGAGGTCGTCTCGCGCGTCGAGAACCGGGGGCAACCGAGTCGTCGGCTGGTGGGGCTCGCCTGTGAGGCGCTCCCCGACCCCGGCGCGGCGGTCTTCGCCGGCGATTCGACGGTGGGCGAGGTCACCCGCGCGGTCGAGAGCCCGACCCGCGACGAACCGCTCGCGCTCGCGCTGGTCGAGTTCGACCTCGATACCGACGGCCTGACGGTCAGGATCGACGGCGAGGAACGAACGGCACGCGTCGAACCCCTCCCGTTCGTCGAGGGTAGCGACCGGTCGGCCCGACTGCCGACCTACGAGTAG
- a CDS encoding DUF5611 family protein, whose product MREYKMRRGEHLEERIPDMEGTIESYFGPPTATESYNGSDLYVVEEPENPVFERVVAGAVDYGSKKDTLAVDFAERPAEEVIAEGNADAAADAVDAKNEFLLEATGRDAKSRRESMKRTVEDDAETPDGV is encoded by the coding sequence ATGCGCGAATACAAGATGCGCCGCGGAGAGCACTTGGAAGAGCGGATCCCCGACATGGAGGGTACGATCGAGTCCTACTTCGGGCCGCCGACCGCGACCGAGAGCTACAACGGGAGCGACCTCTACGTCGTCGAGGAGCCCGAGAACCCGGTCTTCGAGCGCGTAGTCGCCGGCGCGGTCGACTACGGTTCGAAGAAGGATACGTTGGCTGTGGACTTCGCCGAGCGCCCCGCCGAGGAGGTCATCGCCGAGGGTAACGCCGACGCCGCCGCCGACGCGGTCGACGCGAAGAACGAGTTCCTGCTCGAAGCCACCGGCCGCGACGCCAAAAGCCGTCGTGAATCCATGAAACGCACCGTGGAAGACGACGCCGAAACGCCCGACGGCGTCTGA
- a CDS encoding riboflavin synthase, with protein MFTGIVETTGDVTDVRDEEGGRRIVVECDLEGLTRGASIAVDGACLTVEAVRETGFELFCSTETLDRTTLSEIEAGTTVNLERALPADGRLDGHFVQGHVDATAEVVGVEQVGDDWAFEFSVPESIARYVVEKGSIALDGVSLTVAERREGTITVAVIPTTYELTTMHDLEPGDGVNVEVDVIAKYVERLLDGHR; from the coding sequence ATGTTCACCGGCATCGTCGAGACCACGGGGGACGTCACCGACGTCCGCGACGAGGAGGGCGGGCGGCGGATCGTCGTCGAGTGCGATCTGGAGGGACTGACCCGCGGCGCGAGCATCGCGGTCGACGGCGCGTGTCTCACCGTCGAGGCCGTTCGGGAAACGGGCTTCGAGCTGTTCTGCTCGACCGAGACCCTCGACCGGACGACGTTGTCGGAGATCGAAGCGGGCACCACAGTGAACCTCGAACGGGCGCTGCCCGCCGACGGTCGGCTCGACGGCCACTTCGTGCAGGGCCACGTCGACGCCACAGCCGAAGTCGTTGGAGTCGAGCAGGTCGGTGACGACTGGGCGTTCGAATTTTCGGTGCCCGAGAGCATCGCACGGTACGTGGTCGAGAAGGGGTCGATAGCGCTCGACGGGGTGAGCCTCACCGTGGCCGAACGCCGCGAGGGAACGATCACTGTGGCGGTGATCCCGACGACCTACGAGTTGACGACGATGCACGACCTCGAACCCGGAGATGGGGTGAACGTCGAGGTCGACGTGATCGCGAAGTACGTCGAACGACTGCTCGACGGCCATCGCTGA
- a CDS encoding saccharopine dehydrogenase family protein: MADDVLIYGSYGYTGALVVERAAEAGLSPTLAGRRAEPLERQATDHDLDYRVFTLDRPSVVANRIEEFDAVLNCAGPFSATADALVAACLETGTDYLDITGEIDAFEATAERDRDAEKADVTLLPGVGFDVVPTDCLAAYLAGKLHDATHLRLAIDGLSTFSPGTLKSVVEGLSQGGAARIDGQIETVPPAWKTRRIDLGAGPKPAVTIPWGDVSTAYYSTGIGNIETYAAVPGFAARVMRRTDRLAPLLGTPPVQTALKELVDATVTGPTAAQRALSTTRVWGEVENDDGERVAARLELPDTYDFTARTACEVVRQVLDGEVESGFQTPASAFGADFVLDFDGVLRTDIDG, from the coding sequence ATGGCAGACGACGTACTCATCTACGGGTCGTACGGCTACACCGGTGCGCTGGTCGTCGAGCGCGCCGCCGAGGCGGGACTGTCGCCGACGCTCGCGGGTCGACGTGCCGAACCGCTCGAACGCCAGGCCACCGACCACGACCTCGACTATCGGGTGTTCACCCTCGATCGTCCCTCGGTCGTCGCGAACCGGATCGAGGAGTTCGACGCCGTGTTGAACTGTGCGGGGCCGTTCTCCGCGACCGCCGACGCGCTGGTGGCGGCGTGTCTCGAAACGGGTACTGACTACCTCGACATCACCGGCGAGATCGACGCCTTCGAGGCGACCGCCGAGCGCGACCGCGACGCCGAGAAGGCCGACGTGACCCTCCTGCCGGGGGTTGGCTTCGACGTAGTTCCCACCGACTGCCTCGCGGCGTACCTCGCGGGGAAACTCCACGACGCGACCCACCTTCGGCTCGCGATCGACGGGCTCAGCACGTTCTCGCCCGGTACGCTGAAATCGGTGGTCGAGGGGCTCTCGCAGGGCGGGGCGGCCCGGATCGATGGCCAGATCGAGACCGTACCGCCGGCGTGGAAGACCCGGCGGATCGACCTCGGGGCGGGCCCGAAGCCCGCGGTGACGATCCCGTGGGGTGACGTCTCGACCGCCTACTACTCGACGGGGATCGGGAACATCGAGACCTACGCCGCCGTGCCGGGGTTCGCGGCACGGGTGATGCGTCGAACCGACCGTCTCGCACCGCTGCTCGGAACGCCACCGGTTCAGACCGCTCTGAAGGAACTCGTGGACGCGACCGTCACCGGGCCGACCGCCGCCCAGCGCGCCCTGAGCACCACCCGTGTCTGGGGAGAGGTGGAGAACGACGACGGTGAGCGGGTTGCCGCACGGCTCGAACTCCCCGACACCTACGACTTCACCGCGCGTACGGCCTGCGAGGTCGTCCGGCAGGTGCTCGACGGCGAGGTCGAGTCCGGATTCCAGACGCCGGCATCGGCCTTCGGAGCGGATTTCGTGCTCGACTTCGACGGGGTCCTCCGGACGGACATCGACGGCTGA
- a CDS encoding cell division protein SepF has product MGLMDDILGGGGSRSRRPGPGGDYVELGPDDIEASADEPATKVHIAQIEGQRDVIDIKNAIYDGDIVVADITRHSTTDRTMERITQDLQGIVREVGGDIVQKADDQLIITPGSVGISRTKLGR; this is encoded by the coding sequence ATGGGATTGATGGACGACATCCTCGGCGGTGGCGGGTCACGCAGCCGCCGACCGGGGCCCGGCGGCGACTACGTCGAACTCGGCCCCGACGACATCGAGGCCTCGGCGGACGAGCCGGCGACGAAGGTGCATATCGCCCAGATAGAGGGCCAGCGCGACGTGATAGATATCAAGAACGCGATCTACGACGGCGACATCGTGGTCGCCGATATCACCCGCCACTCGACCACCGACCGCACGATGGAGCGGATCACCCAGGACCTCCAGGGGATCGTCCGCGAGGTCGGCGGGGACATCGTCCAGAAGGCCGACGACCAGCTCATCATCACCCCCGGCTCGGTCGGCATCAGCCGCACCAAGCTCGGGCGGTAG
- a CDS encoding DUF6432 family protein, whose product MKAKRAFRDRNPTEVAVLDALVEHPDGMTVFELRTHADIGIDALEDALAALKEDDLIETETESGRLHIMPDDRVVPDEPEDETDESFFERLRDRFGR is encoded by the coding sequence ATGAAAGCGAAGCGGGCGTTCCGGGACCGCAACCCCACGGAGGTGGCGGTCCTCGACGCGCTGGTGGAGCATCCCGACGGGATGACGGTGTTCGAACTCCGGACCCACGCCGACATCGGCATCGACGCCCTCGAGGACGCCCTCGCGGCGCTCAAGGAGGACGACCTCATCGAGACCGAAACCGAGAGCGGGCGATTGCATATCATGCCCGACGACCGCGTCGTGCCCGACGAGCCCGAGGACGAAACCGACGAATCGTTCTTCGAGCGGCTCCGCGACCGGTTCGGGCGGTAG
- a CDS encoding DUF7093 family protein, which yields MGVMCSLLGHDYGDPEVERERVENGDEVVLTAKRVERCRSCGHERVISENTEVTALSAAAGVVREPDGTVVIAPDGSDEGTGDASDTPDRTVTAVETMGDDPAEAEPEPAVRNGGSREVAEAERDGTEPADATEPTDETDRGVRDDGAAPVDPATDSSGSGGIEIAESVTATSALDRSTNGGEPADDSADDAGSIDRIGDEPTRRDPSERAPGEWPSEPEGPGPVTTGAGRSDGSTASTAQWPDDTGRDDGSATDEPDEEPERLTGGSFGCTSCGFDAAVIDSPHRAGDICPNCHRGYLAWETRKG from the coding sequence ATGGGAGTCATGTGTTCGTTGCTCGGGCACGATTACGGCGACCCCGAGGTCGAGCGCGAGCGCGTCGAGAACGGCGACGAGGTGGTTCTGACCGCGAAACGTGTCGAACGGTGCCGGAGCTGCGGGCACGAACGGGTCATCTCCGAGAACACCGAGGTCACGGCGCTCTCGGCCGCCGCCGGCGTGGTTCGCGAACCCGACGGCACCGTCGTCATCGCGCCGGACGGCTCGGACGAGGGGACCGGTGACGCGTCCGACACTCCGGACCGGACGGTGACGGCCGTCGAGACCATGGGGGACGACCCCGCCGAAGCGGAGCCCGAACCGGCCGTCCGAAACGGCGGGTCGCGGGAGGTCGCCGAGGCCGAGCGCGACGGGACGGAGCCAGCCGACGCCACGGAGCCGACGGACGAGACCGATCGAGGGGTCCGTGACGACGGGGCCGCCCCCGTCGACCCCGCGACCGACTCGTCCGGGTCGGGGGGCATCGAGATCGCGGAGTCGGTGACGGCCACGAGCGCGCTCGACCGGTCGACGAACGGGGGCGAACCGGCGGACGACTCAGCCGACGACGCCGGGTCGATCGACCGCATCGGCGACGAGCCGACGCGCCGCGACCCCTCGGAGCGCGCACCCGGGGAGTGGCCGTCCGAGCCGGAGGGTCCCGGACCGGTGACGACCGGGGCAGGACGGTCGGACGGGAGCACCGCATCGACGGCCCAGTGGCCCGACGATACCGGTCGCGACGACGGGTCGGCGACCGACGAGCCGGACGAGGAGCCAGAACGGCTCACCGGTGGCTCGTTCGGCTGCACGTCGTGCGGGTTCGACGCCGCGGTCATCGACTCGCCCCACCGGGCGGGCGACATCTGTCCCAACTGCCACCGCGGCTATCTGGCGTGGGAAACGCGAAAGGGCTAA